Proteins found in one Candidatus Cloacimonadota bacterium genomic segment:
- a CDS encoding ATP-binding cassette domain-containing protein — translation MLQRSDRHRWKNTHIRLDTSTPSIHLDKRVEALRVTGSEGLSLPEVRPLELVLDDISFKLPAYNTLAIVGRTGCGKSTLVDLLTRIYNPPHNTIFIDDHEIYSIPLEVLRKNIVVVPQDIFLFSDSIANNILFGKGEELRAKGEELRAKSEELRAKGEEQREEVEDAAKIAQIYDEILELEKGFDTVIGERGVTLSGGQKQRIAIARAILANPHILILDDSLSAVDTKTEKNLLTRLIELRKERTTIIIAHRISSLRHADKIIVLDEKKIVERGTHYELLKKKGIYWDLYQKQKIKERIEERV, via the coding sequence ATCTTACAACGATCTGATAGACACAGATGGAAGAATACACACATTCGGTTGGATACTTCCACCCCTTCGATACACCTCGACAAAAGAGTCGAGGCACTCAGGGTGACAGGGAGCGAGGGATTGAGTTTGCCAGAGGTAAGACCTCTGGAGTTGGTATTGGATGATATCTCATTTAAACTCCCGGCGTATAATACCTTAGCTATTGTAGGTAGAACGGGATGCGGGAAATCTACCTTAGTGGATCTCCTGACCAGAATTTATAACCCACCACATAATACAATATTTATTGATGACCATGAAATTTACTCCATACCGTTGGAAGTATTGCGTAAAAATATTGTGGTGGTACCTCAGGATATCTTTCTCTTCTCTGATTCCATAGCGAATAACATTCTATTCGGGAAGGGCGAAGAGCTAAGGGCTAAGGGCGAAGAGCTAAGGGCTAAGAGCGAAGAGCTAAGGGCTAAGGGCGAAGAGCAGAGAGAAGAGGTAGAGGATGCTGCCAAAATAGCTCAGATATATGATGAAATATTGGAGTTGGAAAAAGGGTTTGATACTGTAATAGGAGAAAGAGGGGTAACTCTATCCGGAGGGCAAAAGCAACGCATAGCGATAGCCAGAGCAATATTGGCAAATCCCCATATCCTGATCCTTGACGATTCACTTTCGGCAGTTGATACCAAGACAGAGAAGAACCTGCTAACTCGTCTCATAGAGTTACGAAAAGAGCGAACTACAATAATTATTGCTCATCGTATCTCTTCACTACGTCATGCGGACAAGATCATTGTTCTGGATGAAAAGAAGATCGTTGAGAGGGGAACTCATTATGAACTGCTGAAAAAGAAAGGAATTTACTGGGATCTCTATCAGAAGCAAAAGATAAAAGAGAGGATCGAAGAGAGAGTATGA